The segment GAGTTAAGGCTTTTAAGAACATCTGAATTCTTTCCTTCTGCAAAACCAGAGGCAGCTTCTTTTCCAcctattttcagtttatttcttgtgattttggtttttttctcttaACCAAATGCTAAATGGATTTAGGAGAAATAAACTTATTTGTAAAGCTGTCAAGGGACCATTAGAAGGATGGTGCTTCACAGATAGAATACAGTTTTTATTAATGATGCCTAGACAAATCCTGCCATTAGCCCAAGGGCTCAGAAAGTTAGCAGCCTAGTAGTTTTGGAGATGTCAATGAAATGAATTGGACTGGATGGTTAAGGATGCCCAGAAGATTGAATAAAATTGGGATTTAGGAGGACCCTTGTACTCCAGGAAATTCTCCAAGTCTCCACTTAGTTATCCAGATCCTCAAAGTGAACATGAAGCTTCAGTTTCAAATTGAATACATTTTCCATCCATGGATTGGCTTGTTTTGTTCAGTTGAGTGCTTGAGGTTGTCTTTTCGACGTAACAGCTAAACCCACGGCTTCCTTTCTcgtaaaaccaaaacaaaaaggcTTTCTATTCAAGTGCcttctgtgtgtgcacatgtgtaatACATATCTGGGAtcaaagctatctatataaagtcCTTGATTCTGTGTGGGTTCAAACACATTTCAAAGCTTCAGGATCCTGAAAGGTTTTGCTCTACTTCCTGAAGACCTGAACACCGCTCCCATAAAGCCATGGCTTGCCTTGGATTTCAGCGGCACAAGGCTCAGCTGAACCTGGCTACCAGGACCTGGCCCTGCACTCtcctgttttttcttctcttcatccCTGTCTTCTGCAAAGGTGAGTGAGACTTTTGGAGCATGAAGATGGAGGAGGTGTTTCTCCCACCTGGGTTTCATTTGTTTCAGCAGTCAAGGGCAGTGATTTATAGCAAAGCCAGAAGTTAAAGGTAAAACTCCAGTCTGGCTTGGCTGGCTCTGTATTCCAGGGCCAGCAGGGAGCAGTTGGGCGGCAGCAAATAAGGCAAAGAGATAGCTCAGAACAGAGTGCCAGGTATTTAGTAGGGGCTTCATGAATGCATGTGAGTTGGTTCAGTAGAGAGACACAGGCAATTTCAGACCCTTCTATGAGACTGGAAGTGATTTAAGAGGGAAAGGATAGCCATAGTCCTGAATACATTTGAGCTGGGTTTCAGGATGAGCTCAcaagttcctttaaaaaaaattgacttaAGCAAATCCTGGGAAGAGTTTTTTTGCTATACAATTCAAGGTTTTAAGGTCCTCGGATTCATATACTTTATAAATGAATTAGCCAGCTTGTTTAAAATGTAGGGAAATTGTGGGAAGAATGCCTTCTTTACTTAATTCAAGGTTTTAAGGTTCTCAATCAATTCTACAAGCTAATTagccaattatttaaaaataaaagtttgaaattgccaaaaaaaaaaaaaaaaaaaaaaaaaggaaagaaagaaagccaccAGTCTGTTTGGCATACGATACTTAATTGTTGCCTGACCTACGTGTGGGTTTCAGATGCAGATCCTCAGTTTTCAGCTCTTCAGAGACTGACACCATGTTTGTTACACAGCTTAAAATGATGAGTATATCTATTGAATCTCAACCTTATCTCTCTCTAGACCTTCTTGGTTAAGAAACCATGTAGTCTGTATGAAGTAGGTACTCAAAAGATATTTGATGATTTAATTTTTACTGGAGAAGAAATATTCacatatgttttcttatttttacatgttttaaatatgtaaagattaaataaacacTCTTAGAAGTATTTAAATTTCCTAAAGTAAATTTATCTCAACCAGTAACAGGACCCTCCCATGACAGATACTGGAAAGTTGAGTGTGACCGCATTTAGTGGTGATAAGTGTGAGCTTGCTTGGGGAGAGGGCAGGACATTTAGGATTTCTTAAGCTTAGAGTCAATACAATAAAGATTATTGAGTGCTCACTTGGGCAGGCTATAATCACTGCTCACAAGAGTTCATGAACCACAAGTAAAAGAGTGAGGAGATATGATTAGCTCACAAATAACTTTAATACAGAGCAGAAAGTAATGAACTACTGCAATGGAGTTATCACAGTGCTAAGGATGCTCAGAGGGCATCTCTGATAGGCAGAGGTGAGGGTTAGGGAAGGAAACTGTAGTCTAGCTAGCTAGAGCTGCTGGAATAGACATGACAATGGctgctgccaaactgttttctcttCTGAGGACAGATGTCCAGTGCAAGTGGCTTGGTGGAAGGGACTAGTGTCTCTAATATAGGGTGATTTATAAGCAGGAAAGTGTGTCCTAGAAATTCAGACCAGAGTGATAGATTggaattggatcatgggggactCATTGAATgttatttattgtatttgtttttgcgATCAGTGTTAGTAAAGTGTCAAAGGGATTGAGCAGATGAGTGACATCATGCAACACAAGTTTTGAGTTTCACTTGTCAGACTGACTGGAGAGGGGCCTGGTTAGTTACAGGAAGGTAATTTGGCATGCAGCCACTATTTTTGAGTTGATGCAAGCCTCTCTGTATGGAGAGCTGGTCTCCTTTATCCTGTGGGAAAAGAGAACAAAGGAGCATGGGAGTGTTCAAGGGAAGGAGAAGTAAAGGGCAGAGAGGCAGCGGTGGTGTCAGGGGAAGCCCACAGGAGTTAACAGCAGGGTTGCCTCAACCTAGAGAGGAAGCGACCTGGTGCCCTCGGCTCTGTGGCTTCCTTCATCTAACAACATCTTCCACTCTACAACAATGCCAGGGAAGGCGGAGGCTGGTACAGTGCATCAAGACACAGctactcctgggtgacagaggttcAGGGCCAGCTCAATAAGTAGGCAGAAGTTTTTGACATATACTTTGAGAGATAAAGCAAGATTCTGTACCTCAACCTTCAGAATTTCCCCTACCACTCATTATAGTTCCAGAGCTATATAGCTCCTATCATTCTATCATAACCTTAGAATACCAGAGAACATATCATCTCATCTAATTATCTCTTActatatgtgaaaaaaatgaagGACATGGGGGAAGTGtgacttgccccaaatcacataTTTCATGGTAGAGCCAGGTCTTCTGTTTGTCATATCAGTGTTCTTCCTGCCACAACCATCTTGAAGAATCTATTTCTCagtaagaaaatatctttatggaGAGTAGCTGGAAAACAGTTGAGAGATGGAGGGGAGGCTGGGGGTGTGGAGAGGGGAAGGGGTAAGTGATAGATTCGTTGAAGGGGGAGAGAAGGCCGTGGGGATGAAGCTAGAAGGCAGAAGGGCTTGCCTGGGCTTGGCCATGAAGGAGCATGAGTTCACTGAGTTCCCTTTGGCTTTTCCATGCTAGCAATGCACGTGGCCCAGCCTGCTGTGGTGCTGGCCAGCAGCCGAGGCATCGCCAGCTTTGTGTGTGAGTATGCATCTCCAGGCAAAGCCACTGAGGTCCGGGTGACAGTGCTTCGGCAGGCCGACAGCCAGGTGACTGAAGTCTGTGCGGCAACCTACATGATGGGGAATGAGTTGACCTTCCTAGATGATTCCATCTGCACGGGCACCTCCAGTGGAAATCAAGTGAACCTCACTATCCAAGGACTGAGGGCCATGGACACGGGACTCTACATCTGCAAGGTGGAGCTCATGTACCCACCGCCATACTACCTGGGCATAGGCAACGGAACCCAGATTTATGTAATTGGTGAGCAAAGCCATTTCACTGAGTTGACACCTGTTGCATTGCAGTCTTCTATGCACAAAAACAGTTTTGTTCCTTAATTTCAGGAGGTTTACTTTTAGGACTGTGGATATTCTCTTTAAGAGTTCTGTACCACATGGTAGCCTTGCTTATTGTGGGTGGCAACCTTAATAGCATTCTGACTGTAAAATGATTTGGGGAAGTTGGGGCTCTCGCTCTGGAGTGCTAACCATCATGACGTTTGATCTGTGCTTTTGATATGATATGATGCTCCTGGGGAAGTAGTCCCAAATAGCCAAACCTATTGGTGGGCTACCCATGCAATTTAGGGGTGGACCTCAAGGCCTGGAAGCTCTAATGTCCTTTTTTCACCAATGTTGGGGAGTAGAGCCCTAGAGTTTAAAACTGTCTCAGGGAGGCtctgctttgttttctgttgcaGATCCAGAACCGTGCCCAGATTCTGACTTCCTCCTCTGGATCCTTGCAGCAGTTAGTTCGGGGTTGTTTTTTTATAGCTTTCTCCTCACAGCTGTTTCTTTGAGCAAAATGGTGAGTGTGGTGCTGATGGTGCACCATGTCTGATGGGGATACCTTTAGTGGTATCAACTGGCCAAAAGATGATGTTGAGTTTAGTGTTCTTGAGATGAGATGAGGCAATaaatgaagaggaagaaggacAGTGGTAAAGAACGCACTAGAACCGTAGGCATTGGCATTTGAGGTTTCAGAATGACTAATATTTTAGATGAATTTGTTTGACATTGAATGTTCATGTGCTTCTGAGCAGGGTTTCAATTTGAGTAACCGTTGCAATAACATGGGGCAGCTGTTTTGCTCTTTGTCTTCATGACAACTGTACTTAAGCTAACAGCCCTGAAACATGAGATTAGGCTGGGCAGAATGCTGCTAGAGAGGACCACCTGGATGGTCTTTATTCTCCTTCTCCATGTCCCTCTCCATCACCTGGAAGTCACCTCTGGGTGCCACTCTGGTGCCTTCCTTGTCGAAGCTGTAGCTGCTCACATGACACCTATCCCTATTATCCAGTTTGCTTGACTGGGACGTTTTGGCTTCCCCTTCAGCCAGGAAGTGAAAGTCCCAGTTTTTATTTATCACAGATGTTGGTATTGGTGGTAGAAGAGGTAGAAGTATGGAATCAGGCCTCCTGTCAGGATTTCTTTTTGACAGTCCCTCTCAGACACCTCTGCCTAAGGCTGGCTTTGCCATTACAAACtcacccttctccctctctcccttcttctcttcctcttccttcttctcgctc is part of the Pan paniscus chromosome 13, NHGRI_mPanPan1-v2.0_pri, whole genome shotgun sequence genome and harbors:
- the CTLA4 gene encoding cytotoxic T-lymphocyte protein 4 isoform X2, yielding MACLGFQRHKAQLNLATRTWPCTLLFFLLFIPVFCKAMHVAQPAVVLASSRGIASFVCEYASPGKATEVRVTVLRQADSQVTEVCAATYMMGNELTFLDDSICTGTSSGNQVNLTIQGLRAMDTGLYICKVELMYPPPYYLGIGNGTQIYVIAKEKKPSYNRGLCENAPNRARM
- the CTLA4 gene encoding cytotoxic T-lymphocyte protein 4 isoform X1; this translates as MACLGFQRHKAQLNLATRTWPCTLLFFLLFIPVFCKAMHVAQPAVVLASSRGIASFVCEYASPGKATEVRVTVLRQADSQVTEVCAATYMMGNELTFLDDSICTGTSSGNQVNLTIQGLRAMDTGLYICKVELMYPPPYYLGIGNGTQIYVIDPEPCPDSDFLLWILAAVSSGLFFYSFLLTAVSLSKMLKKRSPLTTGVYVKMPPTEPECEKQFQPYFIPIN